A DNA window from Streptomyces asoensis contains the following coding sequences:
- a CDS encoding Zn-ribbon domain-containing OB-fold protein, whose translation MYHFSGNAVQQAVGSAAGVLDRARTDGDTILFQRCTWCGTAMYHRLLCPVCQGSDLCTERSEGTGTVRHATVVNRNTPAARNVSLVEMTEGFVVRGRVMGPLIGIHSGDRVRLSTVKDPVRGEPVFQLLDEPYRAWH comes from the coding sequence GTGTACCACTTCTCAGGAAACGCCGTTCAGCAGGCCGTCGGTTCCGCGGCGGGCGTCCTCGACCGCGCGAGGACCGACGGCGACACGATCCTCTTCCAGCGCTGCACCTGGTGCGGCACCGCGATGTACCACCGGCTGCTGTGCCCGGTGTGTCAGGGCAGCGACCTGTGCACCGAGCGCAGCGAGGGCACCGGCACGGTCCGGCACGCCACGGTGGTGAACCGCAACACCCCCGCCGCGCGCAACGTCTCGCTCGTGGAGATGACCGAGGGGTTCGTGGTCCGCGGCCGGGTCATGGGCCCGCTCATCGGCATCCACAGCGGAGACCGCGTCCGGCTCTCCACGGTCAAGGACCCCGTAAGGGGCGAACCGGTCTTCCAGCTCCTCGACGAGCCGTACCGGGCCTGGCACTGA